Part of the Streptomyces sp. WMMC500 genome is shown below.
GGCCGAGGAGCGCGACCGTCTCGCCGTACGGTATGCGCAGGTCCACGCCGTGGAGGACGTCGGTGGGACCGTAGCGCATGCGCAGGCCCGCGACCGTGACGGCCGCGCCGTCGCTCACAGCGCCTCCCGTACGCGGGCGGCGAGGGCGGCGCGGTCGACGCCGGCGAGGTCGAGTGCGCGGGGCACGGTGCCGACCTCCGCCTTCAGGAGCGCGTCCAGCAGGTGGAGCGGCGTGAGGTCCTTCTTGCGGTGGGAGCCGGCCATCCGGTCCAGGGCGAGCTTCAGCGAGGCGCCGAACTGCGGGCGGCGGGCGGGGTCGGGGGTGGCGGACAGGTCGAACGCGCCGGGCACGACGCCCGCGGCGCCGAGGCTGTGCGCGAACTCGCGGTCCAGCGCGGCCTTCAG
Proteins encoded:
- a CDS encoding Clp protease N-terminal domain-containing protein encodes the protein MSAFDRYLHAVLLAAESEAREDGSAAVEARHTLLAVAAQDGTEPQRVLAAAGLGRAELKAALDREFAHSLGAAGVVPGAFDLSATPDPARRPQFGASLKLALDRMAGSHRKKDLTPLHLLDALLKAEVGTVPRALDLAGVDRAALAARVREAL